TAAAAGAGCAAGGGAAAATAGGCTTTGTTTTACCTGCTGAAATATTGCAAGTTTCTTATGCTCAACCTTTGAGAGAGTTTTTAGGACAGTTCTACAATAAAATAAACATTATATCTTTTGAAAAATTAGTTTTTCCTGATATTCAACAAGAAGTTGTATTATTGCTGTGTGAGAAAAATTGTACCAACACACATTTAATAGAACATTTAGAATTAAGAGATGCGAAAGAACTTCAAAAGTTAGACATATTAAAACTTAAAAGTCCAAAGAAAAAGATAGATTTTAAGTCAAATAAATGGACTTTTTATTTTCTTGACCAAAAAGAGATAGATTTTTTAGAACGACTTCAAACAGAAAGCATAATTCCAAAATTAGGCTATTTTGCAAAAGTAGAAGTAGGAATAACCACAGGTTCAAATTCATTTTTTACTGTACCACTTTCCACTGTGCAGTTTTACAATTTAGAAAAATATGCAAAGCCGTTAGTTGGCAGAAGTGTACAAGTTCCAAGTGCTGTATTCACAGAAAAAGATTGGATTAATAACAGAGATTCAGATGCAAGAACCCATTTATTGATTTTCCCAAAGATGGTTGAACTGAATGGCTCAATTGGAGCAAGAGATTATATTGCTTGGGGTGAAGAGGCAGGGATAAATAAAGGTTATAAATGTCGAAT
This region of Bacteroidales bacterium genomic DNA includes:
- a CDS encoding class I SAM-dependent methyltransferase yields the protein MNFHDFCINTKQKFDLIIGNPPYIRYQYFDREQQKFASEIFGKAKLKYSKLTNAWVSFVVGSSLLLKEQGKIGFVLPAEILQVSYAQPLREFLGQFYNKINIISFEKLVFPDIQQEVVLLLCEKNCTNTHLIEHLELRDAKELQKLDILKLKSPKKKIDFKSNKWTFYFLDQKEIDFLERLQTESIIPKLGYFAKVEVGITTGSNSFFTVPLSTVQFYNLEKYAKPLVGRSVQVPSAVFTEKDWINNRDSDARTHLLIFPKMVELNGSIGARDYIAWGEEAGINKGYKCRIRDEWQIVPSQRVSDALFIRRNNKFPKLIINEAKAFTTDTMHRVWVKKNVEIKALTASYYNSLSFAFSEICGRSHGGGVLELMPNEVERILLPYNKNNAELLLFVKFHKVVDDNLFLN